The nucleotide window AAAGAACAAATTTTGCTGGATACCGGCCAGGGCTTATGTTTAAAAGCCAATGCCCATGTTCTGGACATTGACCTGGCCGGCATAAGGAAGATCGTCCTGAGCCATGGCCACTTTGACCATACCGGAGGACTTGCCGATTTAATGCCTCGAAACGAAAAAACAGAAGTCTGGGCACATCCGGATATTTTTTCTCCAAAATATGTTCGCAGGGGAGTTGAAGACAAGGACAAAGAGTCGTTTATAGGCATTCGATTCAGCCAGGAGCAACTTGAAGCTGACATGAATGCTCAATTTCATTTTAAAAAAGAGTTTTCAGCCATATCAGATGATATCTTTTTTTCCGGTGAAATACCAAGAAAGACAAACTTTGAAGGCAGCGACACCCGTCTGCTGGTCAAGCAGGGGCAATCCTTTATCCCTGACCCTTTACTGGATGATGCATCTCTTTTGATTGAAACAGCATCAGGACCTGTAATCCTTGCAGGATGTGCCCATTCAGGCATCGTGAACGTCATGAACCATTTTTCCCAGAAAACCGGATACACATCCTTTCATGCGGTTATCGGCGGAACCCACCTGGGATTTTTAAATTCAGATCAACAGCTTGAAAAAACAATGGATGCATTTGAACACTACAACCTCAAACTAATTGCCGTTTCCCACTGCACGGGTAATGAGGCTGCAGCCGCCTGCCACAACCGCTTCAAGAACCGGTTTGCCTTTGCCAATGCAGGATGGAGTATGGAGTTTTAACCGCACTTCATATTTATATGAAACTCTTTGTAAAACAAAGAGATACCTTCATGTTTTGTTATGGGCAAACCAGGATGAAATACCAGGTCTGCCCGTGGCAGTTATTATGAATAAAACTTCTGGATATCGACACAGGTATCCAATGCTTTAATACCCGAAAAGCGATGTGGGTTGCAGATAAAAAAATCCCATCAGCATTATCCTGACGGCAGACTCTGACGAATGGTCTTCAGCAGTCTGCAGGCCTGAGCCGTTTTTTCAGGGTCAAGATCCGGCAATGCCCTTTCAATGATTTCATTTTCTTTTTGCTGGGCCGCCTGAAAGGCTGTCCGGCCCGGATCAGTCAACACCGCCAATTTTGAACGTTTGTGGCGGGGATTGTCTATAAATTGCAAAAAGCCCCGGGAGGACAATTGATTGCAGACTGTTTGAACAAACTGACGGGAAACACCCAGCCGGTCTGCAATATCAGGAACAGTTACCGGCCCGGTATGAGTAAGTACCAGAATAACCTTATGCTGGGATGTGGCAAGCCCGGCCTGCTCATGTACCTTATCCATAATGCCGAACAAGACGTCATGCAGCGCAAAGACTTCCAAAAACAGATTATGAATAATTTTCCCTGGTTTAATTTCAGAAACGTGAGATGTCATGACTATATCCACCGCCTCACTTTCCGACAGTATTGTATGTACTCTTCACCAAAAGTTCTTTCCATATAAGCTTCCTCATGTGGAATGACATAGTATGATAAATATAAAAACAAAGGCAGATAAGCGGCCAATATCCATAAACTTCCTGCGGCCAGGCCGATGCCGATAAAAAAGATAGAACCACCCAAATACATGGGGTTGCGAGTAAATCGATATGTGCCCTGAACAACAAGTTCAGTGGCGGGAAGATTAGTGCTTACGTTGGTTCCGGTTTTTTTGAACTTTTCATGGCCTATGTACATGAAAATAAAACCACCGATGCCAATAAAAATTCCGGTCATAAGGTTCGCAGACGCCGAAAGGATATCGATATTGTGAGGATATATAAATTCAAGGACACCGCCCGCCAAAAGGCAAATAAAAAAAACGGTCGGGGGCATCAGGTTTACGTTGGGGGAATCTTCATTCAGGGTCTTGGAACAGGTCTTTTCTAAACTCATTTTAATTTCCTTTCAATATTTTATCTTTTTAATCTACACAATCATAAATTATGACAACCTCTTTGTCAAGTTGACAAGTCGATTTTCAATCAAGACAGATTCACCCTGTTTTCCCAGACCATTCAGCGTCAAGAATCTGCTGAAATAAATTTGAAACTATTTTTATATATTGACATTTTCAATCCGATTATGCTAGTAAAAAATTAAAACTCAGCTATGAAAGCTGTTATTGCACAGATATAAAATTTAAATTTTTTTCATTAATAAAACCATGAAGGTTAATAGATTAAATGATCTTTATGGTTTCTTTATTTGGAGATAACTTGTGATAACAGTCAGTTCATTGAATCAAAACAGATCTATTTTATTCAAACTCTTATCGTATAATAAAAAAATTGTACTAATATCGATTTTTCTTGGAATCCTTGTTTTGACATCCTTATTTGCAATTACATGTGGAAATTTTAATATTGAGTTTTCAGACATTTTTTCAGTTATTGCAGCTAATATATCGCCCTTTACAGATATCGAATCCGTCAATCGTCTGCATAATACCATCATATGGAAAATAAGACTGCCCAGAATCATTCTGGCAATAAATGTCGGTATTGCACTTTCCATTTCAGGTGCAGTATTTCAAGGATGTTTTAAAAACCCCCTGGTTGAACCCTATATTCTCGGTATTTCTTCAGGTGCTGCATTTGGTGCTGCATTGGGAATTTTATTTCCAAGTTTTTTTCTTTCAGTACAGGCTTTGGCTTTTTGTTTTGCGTTTATTGCCGTTGCAGCTGCATATTTTCTTGCACACACACGGGGTGAAACGCCCATAATAATGCTGATACTTGCCGGGATCATAATCGGATCCATATTTTCAGCATTTGTAGGCATAATAAAATATCTTGCCCAGGATTCAGCTTTAAGGGAAATTGTTTTCTGGTTAATGGGTGGCTTTTATTATGCAAACTGGGGTGATGTCATTTTAATCTCTCCGATTATTTTTGTTTCGTTTTCAATTATCTGGCTCCACAGCTGGAAGCTGAATATTTTATCCATGGGTGATGACGAAGCAAAAGCTCTTGGCGTCAGTCCGGAAAAATTTAAATTTCTGTTTATAATCCTTGCCACTCTCTCAACTGCGGTTGCAGTTTCCTGCGTTGGCATTATCGCATGGGTCGGACTTATGATGCCCCATGCAACAAGAATGGTTATGGGCCCGGACCATCGTTTTCTTATCCCGGTGTCGGCAATATTCGGGGCAATTTACCTTATTATTTGCGACACCATAGCACGAACCCTTGTCAATGCAGAGATACCCATCGGTATCATAACATCAATTCTTGGAGCGCCTTATCTTTTTTATCTCATAAGATCAAGAGGCGCATCCGCATTTGGAGGTTAACATGCTTCAGGTTAATAATCTGGATTTCACTTATCCACACCTGAATGAAACAATATTAAAGGATATCTCTTTTACCGTTGAAGAAGGATCTTTATGTGGTTTGTTCGGCCCGAACGGGTGCGGCAAATCTACTCTTTTCAAATGCTGTCTTAATCTTCTTAAAATAAAAAAAGGAGAGATCCGAATGGATAACAATAATATTAAAGACCTGAAAATCAAAGATATGGCCAAAGTCGTAGCCTATGTCCCCCAGGAACATAAACCGCCTTTTCCATACCTTGTAAAAGAGGTGGTGCTTATGGGAAGAACTCCTCATCTGAAGGGCTTTTTCGGTACTGGAAAAAAAGATATACAAAAAACCGAAGAGGCCCTTGAACTGCTTGAAATAAGCCATCTTTCAAAAAAAACATATAATCAGCTTTCCGGGGGGCAACGTCAAATGGTTCTCATGGCAAGGGCAATCGCACAGGAAACAAAAATCATGTTTCTTGACGAACCCACTTCAGCCCTTGATTTCTCCAACCAGTTAAAAATCTGGAAAATCATGAAAAAAATAACAGACAGGGGTGTAACAATTCTTGCCTGCAGTCATGACCCGAATCATGTGTCCTGGTTTTGCGATAAAGTGGTTGTTGTAAACAATAAAAGCATTGTTAATCAAGGGTCTCCCGAAGATGTAATTACACAGGCAACTCTTGATTTTATTTATGAAGATATGTGCGATGTAAAAAAAATAAATAATACCCGTGTTGTTTTTCCAAGCGATCTGAAATGCTTTGAAAAAAATTTAGCAGATGAGTCGTTCATGAAGTTGGCAAATTAAAAATATGCTGGCAAATCAAACACATCAAATATCAGAAACAGGAATCACAATTTATGTTCCAAAAGTTTAATCTGGCTATTTTCATATTAATCGCATTGTTTCAATCTTCTTGTTTTGCTTCAACGACAAGACCAATAATCGACAGCCGTGGAGTTGAAGTAAACATACCCGTAAATATTCAAAGAATCTCAACAATAAATGACGGCATGATAGAGGGAATAATGACAGCGTTCAGTGTTCAGGACAAAAAGGACATCACTTTTGCGGCCTGGCTTCTTGACTTCTGCAAAAATGTATATGGAGTTGACAACGAGACTGCAAAAAAATTACGGTCGGTTCAATGGATGGACTGGACTTTGGAAGAGATAAAATAGATCCTCAGTCCAAGTGCCTGTAAAATCATAGTCCTGATATAAGTTTGCCGGAAGCCATAGCCAGATGCATATATGTAATCCCACATATATGTTAGTCCTTTAAATTTTTTTTAAAATTGTGTATGAACGATCAGGTTGCTCCGGCTTCTTCAGCAAATTTAGTATAGACAAACTCCTCTAAATTTATTTTTTCATGAATTGAACCCATCTCTTTTGTAATATAATCCTGAATTTTTTCGAAATCTTCCAGTTGTGGCATAAGGTTATCTGTTGTAATGCGATCCGCCGGAGAAGTAAGCACTCTTTCAATAACATCTATGTCCTGATTAAGAAAAAACACACCTATCCTTGCAGCTTCTTTTATATTATTTTTAATAAATTTTCCGGATTTTACAAGACTATTGGTCAGTTCCTGGACAGCATCCGGAAAATAACGAATGATGTCTGTTTTTATAACCAAGACACAACAGGGATGGTCCGGCCAAATATTTTTTGACAATTCAAATTCATCACCAAGCCCTGCTTTTATTACATTAGAACCAAAAGGCTCTGCAACCAAAAAGCCGCCGATTTTCCCCTGTTTATCGATCTCCATATAAGTAGGTATTTTTGATGGGGCAACTGTTTGTACTTCAACATCTTTACCAATACCCATTTCCATATTGTTATCTTTTAACAATTTATGCAAAAGCATATTGTGAATTGATAAATGAAAGGGGATCAGAACATCTTTGCCTTTAAAGTCATTAATATTATTTATATTTGCACTTTTGTTGGTAATTAAAACACTCCCATTTTTATGACCAAGGAGTATTAATCTTATATCTTCCCCCTTTCTAAAATGATCCATTGCTAATGGAGCCAGCATAAAGGCGGCATTAATGTCCCCACGTGAAAAAGCTATACTGAGGGTTCCCCAATCAACAAAAGAACGAGTCTCTATATTTGAATATTTAAATATTTCATCTCTTTTTAATATTTTTCTTTCTGTAACACCTAGAATAAGATGGTCGGTAATATTCAAATAGCCGATTTTTATATTTGGTTTATTATTCATTAGCTCCTCAATGCAATCATTTTTTAATAAAAAAATATTTTATCCGATTCATTTAGCAAGCAAATACGGGAATTTGTCAATTACTTTCTAAATTTTATCAGTAATTCAGACCGGCATTTAATAAATGTTAACTGAATTTGATGCTGGACTTATAGATATAGCCCGCACCATAAAATCTTTAAGATACCGATGCAAATCAAAACCGGTTTCCGTTAAAAATTGAAGCCAAGATAATGCAAGTAGTTTTGAGTGTTAGCTAATCTCCTTGCCTCTATTGCCGCCAAGAATCAGAACCAAAGAGCAAATTACATTTCCGATGTTTTAACCTCTTCCTTTACGCCTTTTTAACAACAGAACATTTAAGGTACATGGCGCCGAAACCTGCAATCTTACAGGAAATATCGTGGCCATTTACAGGTTCATCAAGGAGTTTGATGTTTTTGACCTTCGTACCAAATTTAATTGTGTCCTTTCCGGCCTTAAGATCTTTGATGGTGGTGACTGTATCTCCATCCTGCAAAGGATTGCCATTGGCATCGAGGAATCGTGGCGCATCTTCCGAGGGCTTATCAGAAGCCTGATAAGATATCCACTCGTGAGTACATTCAGGACATATCCACAGGAGTCCATCAGGATAGGCATAAGGTGAATTACATTTGGGACATGTATTTTCTTCAACTGACATAGCAAAATTCCTATTTGATTGTATAAACTTGTTTAAAATATTTTTCTCATACAGTGAAACACTGGGACGTCTAAATCTTCCTGTTTAGTTTGCTCATAATTTGGCCCTCCATTGAACCTGCTTGAGTTGCAGGTAATCTATCCACCTGTAACTCATGCATTTCAACACGCTGATCGCACATACGTTTTCGATCAATAATGACCAGGCAAGCCATTCTCAAGCGATTACAGATCTGATTTGAGACGTGACGTCTGAATTATTTGTATTGTCTGGGATAGATTTCATGTGACCAATAAATTTTCCACAACTCGCTGTAATATCAATTATATTTTCTGTTTTTTCACCGTTTTTAGGTACCGGCAAAAGAGATAAATAGCATCTCTTTTCAGAAGAAAAAACCGCTGTCATACTTCCGGGGTTCGGTAAAATTTCCCGGCGTTGCCGGGTTAAAGACAACAGTTTTTTTTCAATTTCCTGTTGTTCCTTTACAGTCACTCTCATGACCATCTTTGCTGCGTCTTCAGGTAAGGTTCCACAAAAAGCTGGCAAGCGCAGTGCGATTCTGTTGGCGTCTTTTACTTCGCCGACGCCATGGGTTTTACCAAGGCCAAACAGGGATTCAATATTATCGGAACAAATGGGCATCCCGATATTGTTCAATCCCAATGATGATGCGACGATCAGTTGATTTTCCATCCAGGTCATAAAGCCGATAGATACCTGAGATCTCTGGGGAATAGATTGTAACATCGCTTTGCACTCTTTGTATGTCTCGAAATTCAGCCCTCGATGTTTAAGGATTTTCTGGCTTTCTAAAAGCGGACGGGCATCACGGAGGAATCGCTTGATAAACGGCCTGTGTTCAGAAAGCTTACCGATGGAATTTCTAAGCTTTGCAATGACAGATCCCTCTGATGTTCGCCCTCGTGGGGAGTGTTGAAGAATCATTTCAGCCCATTTCACCAGTCGATGAATATTCATGAATCGGGCTTTTGTCGATACTTTTGGAGGAACCAGACAGCCAAGATCCGTCTGTTTCATTTTTTTTGAGGCTTGACCGCATGCAGAGATAAAGCCATCATAAGAAGGATGCCTATTGTATTCTTTTTTCAGCAGATTGGCAACGACATGAGAGACATCATCGATGGAATGACTATACAGCCCTCTTTCCTTCAGAAGTCTGACGCCTTTTTTCAAATCCAATCCACCGTCTTTTAAATATGCCGCAGGCTTTCCCGTAATATGGATCACCTGTTGTAAAAAATCCGCAATGGATTTTCCAGTCCATGAGGAAGCCACAGAAATGGCAACACAATTTATGTTTTTAAGGGCAGGCGCGCTCTCATTGGTGGCATGATGATTGATGTTAAGTTCGAGAACAGCAAGAATTTTACCGACACCCAAGGCGATAGAAGTATCTATGATCCAGATGGCACCGTTTACAAATTTGTTTTTCTCAAAAGAAACTGAAGGCAGACCACTGTAAGTCCAAATTTTTGACAATGAATAGCGAGTGAGCCAGTTGATGATCGTTTGAGGGCAAGGAACTTTGCCGTCAATTCCAAAATATGGGGCTAATACGCCAAGCACCCTGGATATGGCTCTGAATCCAATACGACCGATCAGGAATAGGCTCAATGAAATATAAATCAGCAATTCTTTCTTTTCCTTGGCAGGCAAGGTGGCTTTTTTGCGCTCTTCAACCAGCTGCTGCCTGGTCTTTCGAAATTGAAACTTGTATTTGTCTCGATCGTTTCTAATGCGTTTCAGTTCAGCTTTTTGATACTTAATCGTTTGATTTCGATCAACTGCTTTCCCTTTCCAGGCCGATCTACTTTTTTTAATTTTGAAATTTTACTCATAAAAAAACCGATTTCAGTTGAAAAAACAGAAAACATAAGGCGCAAAAGGAATTTTACAACAATCTTGAGTCATTCAGTGGGGTTTGCTATTGTGCGGTTAGATATTGGGTTAATGAAAATAGAGAAGGATCTCTAATGACACATGATAGATTGAAAGCTAAAACGATCCCAGGTGAATATTGCAGATTTTGCGGTAATGATTCGGTTCCTCTTGTGAAAACTAAATGTTGTGATCAATGGATTTGCTGCGACACTTCTTATGTTTCCATCGAAGGTGGAGGGTATTGTCAATATCACCATGAGCAATACAGCGTTTGCTATTTCCATTACAATGACGGGCATTCCGGAAAATGGCAAGAATGCGAAGAATGCAGGGATCTGCTCGGTGAAGATGATTTTAAAGCGGCTTTCCATGATCCTAACAATGTACCACGATATTAACCCGAATAAGAGGCCCAAAAACCGAGCAAAAAAAATGGGCTAATACGCGGTTTTTTAGACACCCCAGTGAAACACTTATCACGATAAAAGACAAATGAAGACTTCATTACTTGTATTTACAGTGAGAGTCAAGTAGTTAAAGGGATAGAAGCTTGCTTTTTGTTTATCAAAGTCACGAATATTACCGATCCCCCCTGATATAAGTCAAGACAAGAATAAAGGCTTGAAAAATTCGTATTCCAGTTAGTTGATGAATTCCAAAGTTCTCAATGGGTAATAACAGTGACAGAGGAGCGTTATGAATTTAAAATAACAATGAGCCAGTCTGACCGGCTCAAGGATAATTATCCTGATGGAAATTGTCAGGAGATATTCAAAATATTAATGATACCATTTGTAATCTTGCTTTTATTTTTTTGATGTCGGACAAACCGAAAAGGAAGGCCAGAAAAAATCCAGAATACTGTCTATACTAAAGGAATCCCCGGCATACAAAAACCTTATGTTTGAAATGTTATAATCCTTTTTTTATTATCCAAAATGATCAAACAGATCGCCGGCTATTTCTTCAACCAAATCATTCATTTCCAAGTCCGGTATCCAGATTGATGGGATAATGTCAAATCCATACAGCGCGCCTAAAATATTTCCTGTAATAGAACCGGTTGAATCACTGTCTCCGGAATGATTAACTGACAACAAAATTCCTTTTCTGAAGTCATCACCGGCGACTATTGCACTATAAATACTTATAGCCAAGGCTTCTTGCGCCACCCATCCGGCACCCATATCCTCTATCACAGCAGGTGACGGAACAGTGTTCTCCGTCATTTCAACAGCATTTTCAACTGCTTTTAACGTTTCTTCATTATTTTTCTTGGTTTTCAAAATCCGGATGGATTCATTAATTGCATCTGTAAGAGAGCCACCGGATATAACTCTGGAAATAAGGGCGGCCAGAGTTCCGGCAGACAAGTATCCCGTGGGATGACCATGCGTGATTGCAGAACATTCACAACCGATTTGGAATGCTTTTTCAACATCTTTGCAGGCAAGCCCCACTGATATACTGCGCACGACACCGCCGCAACCTTTGCTGTTGTTGACAGGGTTATCCATTGTACCCATGTTCCCGGATTTCAAAGCAGACAAACAAATGTTTTCCGGTGATCTTAATGAAAAAAATTCATTATAGCCTGTTAAGATTCCATCCATAATCGAACAGGTTCCGTGACTCTGAATCAAACGTTCTTGAAGATTTGTTTCCTGCGTGAACAACCACCTTAAAAGAGCATGATAAATACTGAAAATCATACCTTCTGTACTCTGGTATTCCTGTCTTACTTTTGACAAAATCAAACCTTCTGCTGTGAATAAACTCATTTGGGTATCATCGGTGAAAGTGCCAAGCCCGCCATATGCTTGAGAATAATTTGTCAATCCATCATGCCCGAAGGTGGCTTTTATCTGACGAAAATAAATTACAGCAACCATGATTCATAAAATGAAAATTTTATCAGCATATTAATACTTGTTATCTTAAATCTGGTAATTGTACCGCCGGGATGGACGACCGGGGACAGGGCATCCAGACTTGATACTGTTGTTGTTACCGCAAACGCAAAAAGCCCTGATCATTGAACCATATTACAGGTTTTAACGATCAGGGCTTTTTAAAGAATAATCCGGCGGCGTTCTACTCTCCCACACAGTCTCCCATGCAGTACCATCGACGCTAAAGAGCTTAACTTCCGTGTTCGAGATGGGTACGGGTGTGACCTCTTTGCCATAGCCACCGGATTAAGATGGCTGGATCCCGGACGTTTGAATATTTTTTAATGGGTTACATGTCCGATAAATCCTTAAATTTATAATAAGTTGCAGTAAATTTTAATATGTTTGCATTAAAGCGTTCAAAGTTATCTGTGGAAAAAGTGGCTAAGCCTCACGACCTATTAGTACCAGTCAGCTGAACACATTACTGTGCTTACACACCTGGCCTATCAACCTTGTAGTCTTCAAGGGGTCTTTAGTCTATAAATAGATGGGATATCTAATCTTGAAGTTGGCTTCCCGCTTAGATGCTTTCAGCGGTTATCCATACCCAACTTAGCTACCCAGCAATGCCGCTGGCGCGACAACTGGAACACCATTGGTTGGTCCAATCCGGTCCTCTCGTACTAGGATCAGATCTCCTCAAATATCCTGCGCCCACGAAAGATAGGGACCAAACTGTCTCACGACGTTTTAAACCCAGCTCACGTACCACTTTAATTGGCGAACAGCCAAACCCTTGGGACCTGCTCCAGCCCCAGGATGTGATGAGCCGACATCGAGGTGCCAAACCGCCCCGTCGATGTGAACTCTTGGGGGCGATAAGCCTGTTATCCCCGGCGTACCTTTTATCCGTTGAGCGACGGCCCTTCCATTCAGAACCGCCGGATCACTAAGACCTACTTTCGTACCTGCTCGAAATGTCTCTCTCGCAGTCAAGCTCCCTTATGCCTTTGCACTCTACGGCTGGTTTCCAATCAGCCTGAGGGAACCTTCGCGCGCCTCCGTTACTCTTTGGGAGGCGACCGCCCCAGTCAAACTACCCACCAGACACTGTCCTTAACCCGGATAACGGGTCGAAGTTAGAACACTGAAATATGAAGGGTGGTATTTCAAGGGTAACTCCACAAGCACTGGCGTACCTGCTTCCAAGTCTCCCACCTATCCTGCACATCATATCCCAAAATCCAATGTCAAGCTGTAGTAAAGGTGCCGGGGTCTTTCCGTCTTTTCGCGGGTAGACGGTATCTTCACCGCCATTCCAATTTCGCTGAGTCCCTTGT belongs to Desulfobacula toluolica Tol2 and includes:
- a CDS encoding MBL fold metallo-hydrolase, which encodes MEKTKITIVCENRASEKMGIMGEHGFCALIEKNKEQILLDTGQGLCLKANAHVLDIDLAGIRKIVLSHGHFDHTGGLADLMPRNEKTEVWAHPDIFSPKYVRRGVEDKDKESFIGIRFSQEQLEADMNAQFHFKKEFSAISDDIFFSGEIPRKTNFEGSDTRLLVKQGQSFIPDPLLDDASLLIETASGPVILAGCAHSGIVNVMNHFSQKTGYTSFHAVIGGTHLGFLNSDQQLEKTMDAFEHYNLKLIAVSHCTGNEAAAACHNRFKNRFAFANAGWSMEF
- a CDS encoding FecCD family ABC transporter permease translates to MTSLFAITCGNFNIEFSDIFSVIAANISPFTDIESVNRLHNTIIWKIRLPRIILAINVGIALSISGAVFQGCFKNPLVEPYILGISSGAAFGAALGILFPSFFLSVQALAFCFAFIAVAAAYFLAHTRGETPIIMLILAGIIIGSIFSAFVGIIKYLAQDSALREIVFWLMGGFYYANWGDVILISPIIFVSFSIIWLHSWKLNILSMGDDEAKALGVSPEKFKFLFIILATLSTAVAVSCVGIIAWVGLMMPHATRMVMGPDHRFLIPVSAIFGAIYLIICDTIARTLVNAEIPIGIITSILGAPYLFYLIRSRGASAFGG
- a CDS encoding ABC transporter substrate-binding protein, yielding MNNKPNIKIGYLNITDHLILGVTERKILKRDEIFKYSNIETRSFVDWGTLSIAFSRGDINAAFMLAPLAMDHFRKGEDIRLILLGHKNGSVLITNKSANINNINDFKGKDVLIPFHLSIHNMLLHKLLKDNNMEMGIGKDVEVQTVAPSKIPTYMEIDKQGKIGGFLVAEPFGSNVIKAGLGDEFELSKNIWPDHPCCVLVIKTDIIRYFPDAVQELTNSLVKSGKFIKNNIKEAARIGVFFLNQDIDVIERVLTSPADRITTDNLMPQLEDFEKIQDYITKEMGSIHEKINLEEFVYTKFAEEAGAT
- a CDS encoding ABC transporter ATP-binding protein, which encodes MLQVNNLDFTYPHLNETILKDISFTVEEGSLCGLFGPNGCGKSTLFKCCLNLLKIKKGEIRMDNNNIKDLKIKDMAKVVAYVPQEHKPPFPYLVKEVVLMGRTPHLKGFFGTGKKDIQKTEEALELLEISHLSKKTYNQLSGGQRQMVLMARAIAQETKIMFLDEPTSALDFSNQLKIWKIMKKITDRGVTILACSHDPNHVSWFCDKVVVVNNKSIVNQGSPEDVITQATLDFIYEDMCDVKKINNTRVVFPSDLKCFEKNLADESFMKLAN
- a CDS encoding methyltransferase family protein encodes the protein MSLEKTCSKTLNEDSPNVNLMPPTVFFICLLAGGVLEFIYPHNIDILSASANLMTGIFIGIGGFIFMYIGHEKFKKTGTNVSTNLPATELVVQGTYRFTRNPMYLGGSIFFIGIGLAAGSLWILAAYLPLFLYLSYYVIPHEEAYMERTFGEEYIQYCRKVRRWI
- a CDS encoding zinc ribbon domain-containing protein YjdM — encoded protein: MSVEENTCPKCNSPYAYPDGLLWICPECTHEWISYQASDKPSEDAPRFLDANGNPLQDGDTVTTIKDLKAGKDTIKFGTKVKNIKLLDEPVNGHDISCKIAGFGAMYLKCSVVKKA
- a CDS encoding ADP-ribosylglycohydrolase family protein, coding for MVAVIYFRQIKATFGHDGLTNYSQAYGGLGTFTDDTQMSLFTAEGLILSKVRQEYQSTEGMIFSIYHALLRWLFTQETNLQERLIQSHGTCSIMDGILTGYNEFFSLRSPENICLSALKSGNMGTMDNPVNNSKGCGGVVRSISVGLACKDVEKAFQIGCECSAITHGHPTGYLSAGTLAALISRVISGGSLTDAINESIRILKTKKNNEETLKAVENAVEMTENTVPSPAVIEDMGAGWVAQEALAISIYSAIVAGDDFRKGILLSVNHSGDSDSTGSITGNILGALYGFDIIPSIWIPDLEMNDLVEEIAGDLFDHFG
- a CDS encoding MarR family winged helix-turn-helix transcriptional regulator, whose product is MTSHVSEIKPGKIIHNLFLEVFALHDVLFGIMDKVHEQAGLATSQHKVILVLTHTGPVTVPDIADRLGVSRQFVQTVCNQLSSRGFLQFIDNPRHKRSKLAVLTDPGRTAFQAAQQKENEIIERALPDLDPEKTAQACRLLKTIRQSLPSG